The following proteins are co-located in the Haloarcula marismortui ATCC 43049 genome:
- a CDS encoding methyl-accepting chemotaxis protein: protein MSKWNPLDSEDGPPDGERTDGGVTEGRDGSESERGRPSTEALQEEQAAGETEPDPERAELKAQCEQLAAELEQERADRRALETAVDHLATVARENADGDLTVKPGEPPIETAAPLYEAYDELLREWTDTVDRMASFSEQVTAATEQVDTRLGSVKSASRDVSGAVGEISTGSDEQRDEIQSISDEMRNLSATIEEIASAANEVADTSGKASVRGESALESASSAMTTLDQLTDNAEATVDKVEQLNDLLSDIEEIVDFITDVADQTNMLALNANIEAARAGESGDGFAVVAEEVKSLATETKEATDEIATSIQEVHEQADATVSEMHDTRDSVEDTRSSVASALDELDAVVSMVEEVDSSVQEIDDATDTQADSTQEVVSMVDDVEGISARTAEEAAVAADAAADQTTELAEVSTRVSTLTERAESLDASLDSFELATGAAAANTNGTVVEFWHAMGGEKALLLEELVREFESQTDGISLALRSKGSYRGTLDATLNAAENGNPPAIAQIFEIGTTRARDSGYFRPVEELLPTAHIDSLLDPVTNYYRFDGTLHSLPFNASNPVMAYNRDAFKQAGLDPDSPPETLADVRSAAETLVDRGGVDAGITFANYSWFVEQWFAEADQLLVDKNNGRSGAPTESYLDGEFAHNLFDWWQGLEADGLYHDPGIEARGAARTHFAEENAAMLIGSTSSLNSIESSADFDVGTGRFPVLDDRTGVLVGGASLWVGDEVSEGVHEAVGEFLTWLTEPAQQRRWHQETGYFPVHADAIPQLRSADWFEQNPHYRTAFDQLTETRDTTATRGAQIGPFDTVRTIIEDAADSMDGPDSVPSALKRLDTQVTKQLERYDSGR from the coding sequence ATGAGTAAATGGAACCCACTTGATTCAGAAGACGGCCCGCCTGACGGGGAACGCACCGACGGTGGCGTCACAGAGGGGCGGGATGGAAGCGAGTCAGAGCGTGGACGGCCGTCAACAGAAGCCCTCCAAGAAGAACAAGCGGCCGGGGAAACGGAACCCGACCCCGAACGGGCGGAACTGAAAGCACAGTGTGAGCAACTGGCGGCGGAACTCGAACAGGAGCGGGCAGACCGCCGGGCGCTCGAAACCGCTGTCGACCACCTCGCCACTGTTGCCAGAGAAAACGCCGACGGCGACCTCACCGTGAAACCGGGAGAGCCGCCGATTGAGACGGCTGCACCGCTGTATGAGGCATACGATGAACTGCTCCGGGAGTGGACAGACACCGTCGACCGGATGGCATCGTTCAGCGAGCAGGTGACCGCCGCAACGGAACAGGTCGACACCCGCCTCGGGTCAGTCAAATCAGCTAGCCGGGACGTGAGCGGTGCTGTCGGAGAGATTTCTACCGGTTCGGACGAACAACGCGACGAGATACAGTCGATCTCCGACGAGATGCGGAACCTCTCGGCGACGATTGAGGAGATAGCGAGCGCCGCAAACGAGGTCGCGGACACGTCAGGCAAAGCCAGCGTTCGAGGCGAATCCGCACTGGAGTCGGCATCCTCGGCAATGACGACGCTTGACCAGCTGACCGACAACGCCGAAGCGACCGTCGACAAGGTCGAACAGCTGAACGACCTGCTGTCGGACATCGAGGAGATTGTTGATTTCATCACGGACGTCGCGGACCAGACCAACATGCTGGCGCTGAACGCCAACATCGAAGCGGCCCGAGCAGGGGAATCCGGCGACGGATTCGCTGTTGTAGCCGAGGAGGTCAAATCGCTCGCAACCGAGACAAAGGAAGCGACCGACGAGATTGCGACCTCCATCCAAGAAGTTCACGAACAGGCTGACGCAACGGTTTCGGAGATGCACGACACTCGAGACAGTGTCGAAGATACCCGCTCGTCAGTCGCCAGCGCACTCGACGAACTGGATGCCGTCGTTTCGATGGTCGAAGAGGTCGATTCGAGCGTACAGGAAATCGATGATGCGACGGATACGCAGGCCGATTCCACACAGGAAGTCGTGTCGATGGTCGACGATGTCGAGGGGATAAGCGCCCGGACGGCCGAAGAAGCGGCCGTCGCCGCTGACGCCGCAGCGGACCAGACGACGGAACTCGCAGAGGTCTCGACGCGTGTCTCGACGCTCACTGAGCGAGCCGAGTCACTGGATGCATCACTCGATTCCTTTGAACTGGCGACCGGTGCGGCGGCGGCCAACACAAACGGGACCGTCGTCGAGTTCTGGCACGCAATGGGCGGTGAGAAAGCGTTACTGCTGGAAGAGCTCGTTCGCGAGTTCGAATCACAGACTGACGGCATCAGCCTCGCACTGCGGTCGAAAGGGAGCTACCGCGGGACGCTCGATGCGACGCTAAACGCCGCTGAAAACGGTAATCCACCGGCAATCGCACAGATATTTGAGATCGGCACCACGCGTGCGCGCGACAGTGGATATTTTAGACCTGTCGAGGAACTCCTCCCGACAGCCCACATCGACTCGCTGCTCGACCCGGTGACGAACTACTACCGGTTCGACGGGACGCTCCACTCGCTCCCGTTCAACGCGTCGAACCCGGTGATGGCGTACAACCGCGATGCGTTCAAACAGGCTGGACTTGACCCTGATTCGCCGCCAGAAACTCTCGCTGACGTTCGGAGCGCGGCTGAGACGCTCGTCGACAGGGGTGGCGTGGATGCTGGGATCACGTTTGCGAACTACTCATGGTTCGTCGAGCAGTGGTTTGCCGAGGCCGACCAACTCCTCGTAGACAAGAACAACGGGCGGTCCGGGGCACCGACAGAGAGCTATCTCGATGGCGAGTTCGCCCACAACTTATTCGACTGGTGGCAGGGCCTCGAAGCGGACGGCCTGTACCACGACCCCGGTATTGAGGCCAGAGGCGCGGCTCGCACCCATTTCGCTGAGGAGAACGCCGCGATGCTGATCGGCTCGACATCGTCGCTGAACAGTATCGAAAGCAGCGCCGACTTCGATGTCGGGACCGGCCGATTCCCCGTCCTTGACGACCGGACCGGCGTACTCGTCGGCGGCGCATCGCTCTGGGTCGGTGACGAAGTTTCCGAGGGGGTTCACGAGGCTGTGGGTGAATTCCTCACCTGGCTCACTGAACCCGCTCAACAGCGTCGGTGGCATCAGGAAACCGGCTACTTCCCAGTGCACGCGGATGCGATTCCACAGCTCCGGTCGGCGGACTGGTTCGAACAGAACCCACACTACAGGACGGCGTTCGACCAGCTCACGGAGACACGTGACACCACGGCGACGCGGGGCGCGCAGATAGGCCCGTTCGACACAGTGCGAACGATCATCGAAGACGCCGCCGACAGTATGGACGGACCCGATTCGGTCCCGTCCGCGCTCAAGCGACTCGACACACAGGTCACAAAACAGCTTGAACGGTACGATTCCGGCCGGTAG
- the glpA gene encoding anaerobic glycerol-3-phosphate dehydrogenase subunit GlpA yields the protein MGPTPHIAVIGGGSTGAGIARDLAMRGLDVTLVEQGNLTHGTTGRMHGLLHSGGRYAVSDQASATECIEENRVLRDIASHCVEMTGGLFVKRPEDSEEYFQKKLNGCEECGIPAEVVSGEEARAMEPHLAKDIDKAISVPDGAIDPFRLVVANAASAQEHGARIETHTKVTDLLVESGEVVGIEVEHDSGPGKRVHGTEGGTEQIRADYVVNATGAWAGRIGDMAGLDIEVRPSKGVMTIMNIRQVDTVINRCRPKGDADIVVPHETTAILGTTDEEVEDPEDYPEEQWEVDMMIDTLSELIPMLDEARTIRSFWGVRPLYEPPDVGSDDPTDITRDFFLLDHDERDDLPGMTSIVGGKFTTYRMMGEQIADHVCGKFGIDADCRTADEPLPGSEDFSVLRDYMDEFGLRSPIGRRSVERLGSRADDVLKTDGPNPTVCACEGVTRAEIQDAIGGSGSDLNAVRIRTRASMGNCQGGFCSHRMASELHSEYDEPVVREAWDELLQERWKGQRHALWGEQLSQAALNYALHATTQNRDQDPADGEPVDFSAFDSGRGQTGGSVDSADVAADGGTNGY from the coding sequence ATGGGACCGACACCACACATCGCCGTCATCGGTGGCGGCTCGACTGGGGCGGGCATCGCGCGGGACCTCGCGATGCGCGGGCTCGACGTAACCCTCGTAGAACAGGGGAATCTGACCCACGGGACCACCGGTCGAATGCATGGGCTGCTCCATAGTGGCGGGCGGTACGCCGTTTCGGACCAGGCCAGTGCGACCGAGTGTATCGAGGAAAATCGAGTTCTGCGAGATATCGCAAGCCACTGTGTCGAAATGACCGGTGGCCTGTTCGTCAAGCGACCTGAGGACTCCGAGGAGTACTTCCAGAAGAAGCTCAACGGCTGTGAGGAATGCGGCATTCCCGCCGAAGTCGTCTCCGGCGAGGAAGCCCGCGCGATGGAGCCACATCTTGCCAAGGACATCGACAAGGCAATCAGCGTCCCTGACGGCGCTATCGACCCGTTCCGGCTGGTCGTCGCGAACGCCGCGAGCGCACAGGAGCACGGCGCACGCATCGAGACACACACCAAAGTCACTGACCTCCTCGTCGAGAGCGGCGAGGTCGTCGGTATCGAGGTCGAACACGACTCTGGCCCCGGGAAGCGAGTTCATGGCACTGAAGGCGGGACCGAGCAGATCCGGGCCGACTACGTCGTGAACGCGACAGGAGCTTGGGCCGGTCGCATCGGCGACATGGCCGGATTGGACATCGAGGTCCGCCCATCCAAGGGCGTCATGACCATCATGAACATCCGTCAGGTCGACACCGTCATCAACCGCTGTCGGCCCAAGGGCGACGCCGACATCGTCGTGCCCCACGAGACGACCGCGATTCTTGGCACGACCGACGAAGAGGTCGAGGACCCCGAGGACTACCCCGAAGAGCAGTGGGAAGTCGACATGATGATCGACACTCTCTCGGAGCTGATTCCGATGCTCGATGAGGCCCGGACCATCCGCTCGTTCTGGGGCGTCCGTCCGCTGTATGAACCGCCGGATGTCGGTAGCGACGACCCGACCGACATCACGCGGGACTTCTTCCTGCTCGACCACGACGAGCGCGACGACCTGCCCGGCATGACCAGCATCGTCGGCGGGAAATTCACCACCTACCGAATGATGGGTGAGCAGATCGCTGACCACGTCTGTGGGAAGTTCGGCATCGACGCTGACTGTCGGACCGCCGACGAGCCGCTCCCGGGCAGCGAGGACTTCTCTGTGCTACGGGATTACATGGACGAGTTCGGGCTCCGGTCGCCGATCGGTCGTCGGAGCGTCGAACGGCTCGGCTCCCGGGCTGATGACGTGCTCAAGACCGACGGGCCGAACCCGACAGTCTGTGCGTGTGAAGGCGTTACCCGCGCCGAAATTCAAGACGCTATCGGGGGCTCGGGCTCGGACCTCAACGCTGTCCGCATCCGGACCCGTGCGTCGATGGGCAACTGTCAGGGCGGCTTCTGCTCGCACCGGATGGCGAGTGAACTCCACTCGGAGTACGACGAGCCAGTTGTCCGGGAGGCCTGGGACGAACTGCTTCAGGAACGCTGGAAGGGGCAGCGACACGCCCTCTGGGGTGAACAGCTCTCTCAGGCAGCCCTGAACTACGCACTGCACGCTACCACGCAGAACCGCGACCAGGACCCGGCGGACGGCGAGCCGGTCGACTTCTCGGCGTTCGATTCGGGCCGCGGACAAACAGGCGGCAGCGTGGATAGCGCAGACGTGGCCGCCGACGGAGGGACAAAT